The following proteins come from a genomic window of Pararhodobacter sp.:
- a CDS encoding tripartite tricarboxylate transporter TctB family protein, protein MTRLKSLQELFKRYRRPGDLVFALLFFLFSVFLVSQIGTQSPWRGTQQIFSQPAFWPTVSLALMALFAGLHLLSSLLSPRIPGRWAEVWQWVRALEYAGWFLVYVWVVPILGYLPTTILAAVLLALRVGYRKPGQLLSLALLAVVIVVAFRGFLQVRIPAGAVYDYLPDSMRIFWLTYL, encoded by the coding sequence ATGACGCGCCTGAAATCCTTGCAGGAACTGTTCAAACGCTACCGGCGCCCCGGAGACCTGGTCTTCGCGCTGCTGTTTTTCCTGTTCTCGGTGTTCCTCGTGTCGCAAATCGGAACCCAGTCTCCGTGGCGCGGCACGCAGCAAATCTTTTCGCAACCCGCCTTCTGGCCAACGGTATCCTTGGCGTTGATGGCGCTGTTTGCCGGGCTGCATCTGCTGTCCTCGCTGCTTTCGCCGCGCATTCCGGGGCGCTGGGCCGAGGTCTGGCAATGGGTGCGCGCACTGGAATACGCAGGCTGGTTCCTGGTCTATGTCTGGGTCGTGCCAATTCTTGGCTACTTGCCGACCACCATCCTCGCGGCGGTGTTGCTGGCCTTGCGGGTCGGGTATCGCAAGCCCGGTCAGCTTCTGTCCCTGGCGCTTTTGGCCGTGGTGATCGTGGTCGCGTTCCGGGGCTTTTTGCAGGTCAGAATCCCGGCTGGCGCCGTCTATGACTATCTGCCCGACAGCATGCGCATCTTCTGGCTGACCTATCTGTAA
- a CDS encoding GntR family transcriptional regulator, whose product MHRPPRALPLDPSTLSAHDRVYRTLRARVMHGEMAPGQALTLRGIGRDFGVSMTPAREAVQRLVAEGALTMSASGRVSTPELSTERIEELASIRALLEPELASRALPRAHLALIDRMEAINAATTDAVLRADAVTYVRTNLEFHRTLYLRAQSPAMLAMVETLWLQLGPTMSALYSRLRRNTPPPHHRLILAALHAGDEPGLRLAVRTDVTQGLRHLTQ is encoded by the coding sequence ATGCATCGACCGCCACGCGCCCTGCCCCTCGACCCCTCGACCCTGTCAGCGCATGACCGGGTGTACCGCACCCTGCGCGCCCGGGTCATGCATGGCGAGATGGCACCGGGTCAGGCCCTGACCCTGCGCGGCATCGGACGGGATTTCGGTGTCAGCATGACGCCGGCGCGAGAAGCCGTGCAGCGTCTGGTGGCCGAGGGGGCGCTGACCATGTCGGCCTCGGGGCGCGTATCGACGCCCGAACTCTCCACCGAACGCATCGAGGAACTGGCCTCGATCCGGGCCCTGCTGGAGCCGGAACTGGCCAGTCGCGCCCTGCCGCGCGCGCATTTGGCGCTGATCGACCGCATGGAGGCAATCAATGCCGCCACCACCGATGCCGTGCTCCGCGCCGATGCCGTCACCTATGTGCGCACCAATCTGGAGTTTCACCGCACGCTCTATCTGCGCGCCCAGTCACCGGCGATGCTGGCGATGGTGGAAACCCTGTGGCTGCAACTGGGGCCGACGATGAGCGCGCTCTATTCCCGCCTGCGCCGCAACACCCCGCCGCCGCATCACCGGTTGATTCTGGCCGCCCTGCACGCGGGCGACGAACCGGGGCTGCGGCTGGCGGTTCGCACCGATGTGACACAGGGCTTGCGGCATTTGACGCAATAG
- the mog gene encoding molybdopterin adenylyltransferase, which translates to MPSARIAILTVSDRAHAGTYADTGGPGAEDWLRATITSEIEVQRRIIPDGHDNVADALVQLIDDWGADLVLVTGGTGPSPSDKTPEGVADVADFDMPGFGEEMRRASLLEVPTAILSRQGASVRGKALIITLPGKPSAIATCLNAVFAAVPYALDLIGAARIETDPARIKAFRPKAK; encoded by the coding sequence ATGCCTTCTGCCCGTATCGCCATTCTCACCGTTTCCGACCGTGCTCACGCGGGCACCTATGCCGACACCGGCGGGCCGGGGGCCGAGGATTGGCTGCGCGCCACGATCACCTCCGAGATCGAGGTGCAGCGCCGAATCATCCCCGATGGTCATGACAATGTCGCGGATGCGCTGGTGCAGTTGATCGACGACTGGGGCGCCGATCTGGTCCTCGTGACCGGCGGCACCGGCCCTTCGCCAAGCGATAAAACCCCCGAGGGCGTCGCGGATGTCGCGGATTTCGACATGCCCGGCTTTGGCGAGGAAATGCGCCGCGCCTCCTTGCTCGAAGTGCCGACCGCGATCCTGTCGCGCCAGGGGGCCAGCGTGCGCGGCAAGGCGCTGATCATCACGCTGCCGGGCAAACCCTCGGCCATTGCGACCTGCCTGAACGCGGTGTTTGCGGCGGTGCCCTATGCCTTGGATCTGATCGGTGCCGCGCGCATTGAAACCGACCCGGCACGGATCAAGGCGTTTCGCCCGAAAGCCAAGTGA
- a CDS encoding SprT family zinc-dependent metalloprotease, which translates to MTDEPDVIHLPGNPPLAVQWRRSSRAKRLSLKVSRLDATVTLTLPMRATRRSAMAFLSDRSDWLRDALAGLEGPLSVQPGALIPIEGQMTTLTPAAVKTARLEGTRLLAPQSRPVAATLAYLKLRARDRLAERVATHARALGRTPGKLTLRDTRSRWGSCTPSGDLMFSWRLIMAPAHILDYVAAHEVAHLVQMNHSAAFWAEVARLYPTHPEARRWLKAHGASLHRYRFTDE; encoded by the coding sequence ATGACTGACGAACCAGACGTGATCCATCTGCCCGGAAACCCGCCGCTGGCGGTGCAATGGCGGCGCTCCAGTCGCGCCAAACGTCTGTCGCTGAAAGTGTCGCGGCTCGATGCCACCGTGACGCTGACGCTACCAATGCGGGCAACGCGGCGCAGCGCGATGGCGTTTTTGTCAGACCGCTCCGATTGGCTGCGCGACGCGCTGGCGGGGCTGGAGGGGCCGCTGTCGGTGCAGCCCGGCGCGCTGATCCCGATCGAGGGGCAGATGACCACCCTGACACCCGCCGCCGTCAAGACCGCGCGGCTAGAGGGCACCCGGCTCTTGGCCCCACAGAGCCGCCCGGTGGCCGCGACGCTGGCCTATCTGAAGCTGCGCGCTCGTGACCGGCTGGCCGAGCGCGTTGCCACCCACGCCCGCGCCCTTGGCCGCACGCCCGGCAAGCTGACGCTGCGCGATACGCGCTCGCGCTGGGGGTCGTGTACGCCCTCGGGCGATCTGATGTTCAGCTGGCGGCTGATCATGGCCCCGGCGCATATTCTGGATTATGTTGCCGCGCATGAGGTCGCGCATCTGGTGCAGATGAATCATTCGGCCGCCTTCTGGGCCGAGGTGGCGCGACTCTACCCCACGCACCCTGAAGCGCGGCGCTGGCTCAAGGCGCATGGGGCCAGTCTGCATCGCTATCGGTTCACGGACGAATAA
- a CDS encoding cupin domain-containing protein — protein sequence MAKQHQNHREDVIGRANVEDTPELLAYYKELDRLDTGALWTVANKIEPWEPASASTPMLWRFRDLRAHVLRSVDLVTPEKAGRRVIYLNNPGRTDVSAAVGWIYAGLQVMHPGEQASAHRHSASAIRFIMEGTGAYTVVDGHKMTLGHNDFVLTPNGTWHEHAVAAEGTPCIWQDGLDIPFVNAMEANFYEVHPDLSQAVAYPVDDMTKTWGNPGLTPGGGTWTKGYSPMFKYEWEPTYEALNKLASCSDGSPFDGILMDYVNPVTNGPVMRTLGASMQLLRPGEKTKAHRHTGSYLYHCAKGSGVSIINGQRFEWSEHDIFCVPSWAWHEHQNASMTEDACLFCLNDLPVMRAMGLYREQEFGENGGQQPVI from the coding sequence ATGGCGAAACAGCACCAGAACCACCGCGAAGATGTGATCGGCCGCGCCAATGTCGAGGATACGCCCGAATTGCTGGCGTATTACAAGGAGCTGGACAGACTCGACACCGGCGCGCTGTGGACCGTTGCCAACAAGATCGAGCCGTGGGAACCCGCCAGCGCCTCGACGCCGATGTTGTGGCGGTTTCGCGACCTGCGCGCGCATGTGCTGCGGTCCGTCGATCTGGTAACGCCGGAAAAAGCCGGGCGGCGGGTGATTTATCTGAACAATCCGGGCCGCACGGATGTGTCGGCGGCGGTGGGTTGGATCTATGCGGGCCTGCAAGTCATGCATCCCGGTGAGCAAGCCAGCGCGCACCGTCACTCGGCCAGCGCGATCCGCTTCATCATGGAGGGGACGGGCGCCTATACCGTGGTCGATGGCCATAAAATGACGCTGGGCCACAATGATTTCGTCCTCACGCCGAACGGCACATGGCACGAGCATGCCGTGGCGGCGGAGGGCACGCCCTGCATCTGGCAAGACGGGCTGGATATCCCCTTTGTCAATGCGATGGAGGCGAATTTCTATGAGGTTCATCCAGACCTCAGCCAAGCCGTCGCCTATCCGGTTGATGACATGACCAAAACCTGGGGCAATCCGGGCCTGACGCCGGGGGGCGGCACTTGGACCAAGGGCTATAGCCCGATGTTCAAATACGAATGGGAGCCGACCTATGAGGCGCTGAACAAACTGGCGTCTTGCAGCGATGGCTCGCCCTTTGACGGCATCTTGATGGACTATGTGAACCCGGTGACGAACGGGCCGGTGATGCGCACCTTGGGCGCGTCGATGCAATTGTTGCGCCCGGGCGAAAAGACCAAGGCCCATCGGCACACCGGCAGCTACCTGTATCATTGCGCCAAGGGCAGCGGTGTTTCGATCATCAACGGCCAGCGGTTCGAATGGTCCGAGCATGACATTTTCTGCGTCCCGTCATGGGCTTGGCACGAACACCAGAACGCCTCGATGACCGAGGATGCGTGTTTGTTCTGCCTGAATGATCTGCCGGTGATGCGGGCCATGGGACTGTATCGTGAGCAGGAATTTGGCGAAAACGGCGGCCAGCAGCCGGTAATTTGA
- a CDS encoding tripartite tricarboxylate transporter substrate-binding protein, producing MKFIAKTALTTGVVLASLAAPTALLAEYPERPVSFVVPWPPGDLEDVITRFIAEDFQAEYGVPTGVINRPGGGGGPFPGAIEVANAPADGYTIGSFIIAVPVVGPQIGIPELNPDPFVPLGNFLTYPFVIAAGADAPYDDMAGLAAYAQDHDVVLGHFGAPLVPTQVTLAAAAAMGFSYASDAAFDALDCNTLASGDVDVINTTLQLILPCLDDIKVLASIGGERISLTPDTPTVSELVPELDIALWNGLFVHRDTPQEARDRIIAVAQRTIASERVQQLAAETGALVYWQSADDAAAQITRDIATLGAIEQMLGQ from the coding sequence ATGAAATTCATCGCAAAAACTGCGCTCACCACAGGCGTTGTGCTGGCAAGTCTGGCCGCACCGACCGCGCTTCTGGCGGAATATCCCGAACGCCCGGTTTCCTTTGTCGTGCCGTGGCCGCCCGGCGATCTGGAAGACGTGATCACGCGCTTCATCGCCGAAGATTTTCAGGCCGAATACGGCGTGCCCACGGGGGTTATCAATCGGCCCGGCGGTGGTGGTGGCCCGTTCCCCGGTGCAATCGAGGTCGCGAACGCGCCGGCTGACGGCTACACGATTGGTTCGTTCATCATTGCCGTGCCGGTTGTCGGCCCGCAGATCGGCATTCCCGAGCTGAACCCGGACCCCTTCGTCCCACTCGGCAACTTCCTGACCTATCCATTCGTGATCGCCGCCGGGGCCGATGCGCCGTATGACGACATGGCAGGTCTTGCCGCCTATGCACAGGACCATGATGTCGTGCTGGGTCATTTCGGCGCGCCGCTGGTGCCGACGCAGGTGACATTGGCCGCCGCCGCGGCGATGGGCTTTTCCTATGCTTCGGATGCGGCGTTTGATGCGCTGGACTGCAACACGCTGGCCTCGGGCGATGTGGATGTGATCAACACCACGCTGCAACTGATCCTGCCGTGCCTCGATGATATCAAGGTTCTGGCGTCAATTGGTGGCGAGCGTATCAGCCTGACGCCGGATACTCCGACGGTCAGCGAGTTGGTGCCAGAGCTGGATATCGCGCTGTGGAACGGCCTGTTTGTGCATCGCGATACGCCGCAAGAGGCGCGCGATCGCATCATCGCCGTGGCGCAGCGCACCATCGCGTCCGAGCGTGTGCAGCAATTGGCGGCTGAGACCGGCGCGCTGGTCTATTGGCAGAGCGCTGATGACGCGGCGGCGCAGATCACGCGGGACATCGCGACGCTGGGTGCCATCGAACAAATGCTCGGGCAATAA
- a CDS encoding FYDLN acid domain-containing protein, with product MPKEEWGVKRICPTTGKRFYDLGKSPVISPYTGDIVPIDVPGRKGGAPTPSAVAKAKPKVKKDLEADDVLLDDDDDVVVDDDVDLLEDDDDDDTVSLDELGDVADDDDDS from the coding sequence ATGCCCAAGGAAGAATGGGGTGTGAAACGTATTTGCCCGACAACCGGGAAACGTTTCTATGACCTGGGTAAATCTCCGGTGATCAGCCCTTATACCGGCGACATCGTTCCAATCGACGTTCCCGGTCGCAAAGGCGGCGCGCCAACGCCCAGCGCCGTGGCCAAAGCCAAGCCGAAGGTCAAGAAGGACCTCGAGGCCGATGACGTCCTGTTGGATGATGACGATGATGTCGTGGTCGATGATGATGTCGATCTGCTCGAAGACGACGACGATGATGACACCGTCTCGCTCGATGAACTGGGCGATGTCGCGGATGACGACGACGATAGCTGA
- a CDS encoding IclR family transcriptional regulator, which yields MNSVDRALGLLRFFSIQTPEYGLSALARASGNDKTTTLRCLTALERNGLVEQHPETKKYRIGIAPLHLSRIREKSYPVQALLQPILERIALDVGETAHASLLTHRDLVTVSAAEPNRATRVFVDPSLPLPFHATASGLAMLAFLTPEARADLNLPETLEAFTDGTPRSWAELAEVLATIRITGISRVFNTYEDDVVGTAVPFFGWSGKVIGVIAVAAVASRFDDVLAARIEAALRQASVELTQQIGG from the coding sequence ATGAACAGCGTTGACCGCGCGCTGGGGCTGCTGCGTTTTTTCTCGATTCAGACGCCGGAATATGGACTTAGCGCTCTCGCCCGGGCCTCTGGGAATGACAAGACCACGACCCTGCGTTGCCTGACCGCGCTTGAGCGCAATGGCCTTGTCGAGCAGCACCCCGAGACGAAAAAATACCGAATCGGAATTGCGCCGCTGCATCTGTCCCGCATCCGTGAGAAATCCTATCCGGTGCAGGCGCTCTTGCAACCGATCCTGGAACGGATCGCGTTGGACGTGGGTGAAACGGCCCATGCCAGCCTTTTGACGCACCGCGATCTGGTGACCGTCAGCGCCGCCGAACCCAACCGTGCCACGCGGGTTTTCGTCGACCCGTCGCTGCCGCTGCCCTTTCATGCGACCGCCTCCGGGCTGGCCATGCTGGCCTTTCTGACGCCAGAGGCGCGCGCCGACTTGAACCTGCCTGAGACGCTTGAGGCCTTCACCGACGGCACACCGAGGTCCTGGGCAGAGCTGGCCGAGGTGTTGGCGACGATCCGCATCACCGGCATCAGCCGGGTCTTCAACACCTATGAGGATGACGTGGTCGGCACCGCCGTGCCCTTTTTTGGCTGGTCGGGCAAAGTCATCGGGGTGATCGCGGTCGCGGCCGTCGCCTCGCGGTTTGACGATGTCTTGGCCGCGCGAATCGAAGCCGCGTTGCGTCAAGCCAGCGTCGAACTCACGCAGCAAATCGGCGGTTGA
- a CDS encoding fumarylacetoacetate hydrolase family protein, which translates to MKLVTYRHGIEAAARLGVWQDDLVIDVADLAEAHGEMLPSTMLGLIDLGRPGLTVLREMLAEVGETPPAGTATAFANVTLLAPIPRPRKNIFGIGLNYTAHVMESAKSLDTNDALPKEPVVFSKPPTAVIGPDQPILHDSSMTQQLDWEVELAAIIGTRATRVSRAEALRHVFGYSVMIDVSARDNRRAGQWIFSKGMDSYAPFGPCIVTADDIPDPQVLDLWLTVNGVEKQRSNTAKMLFKVDELIADLSKGITLEPGDIIATGTPEGVGAGRDPQEWMWPGDVVEACVEGIGSLRHPVVNSTPKAAR; encoded by the coding sequence ATGAAACTTGTCACCTATCGTCACGGCATCGAGGCCGCAGCCCGACTTGGTGTCTGGCAGGATGATCTGGTCATCGACGTGGCCGATCTGGCCGAAGCGCATGGCGAAATGCTGCCCAGCACGATGTTGGGCTTGATCGACCTTGGTCGCCCGGGCCTGACGGTCTTGCGCGAAATGCTGGCCGAGGTGGGCGAGACGCCGCCCGCTGGCACTGCAACCGCGTTTGCCAATGTCACCCTGCTGGCCCCGATCCCGCGCCCGCGCAAGAATATCTTTGGCATCGGCCTGAATTATACCGCGCATGTCATGGAAAGCGCCAAGTCGCTGGATACCAACGACGCGCTGCCCAAGGAGCCGGTGGTATTCTCGAAGCCACCGACCGCCGTGATTGGCCCCGACCAGCCGATCCTGCACGATTCCAGCATGACCCAGCAACTGGATTGGGAGGTGGAGCTGGCTGCGATCATTGGCACCCGCGCAACCCGTGTGAGCCGTGCCGAGGCGCTGCGCCATGTGTTCGGGTATTCGGTGATGATCGACGTTTCCGCCCGCGACAATCGCCGCGCGGGGCAGTGGATTTTCTCCAAGGGCATGGACAGTTACGCACCCTTCGGCCCTTGTATCGTGACCGCCGATGATATCCCCGATCCGCAGGTGCTGGATCTGTGGTTGACGGTGAATGGCGTGGAAAAGCAACGCTCGAACACCGCAAAGATGTTGTTCAAGGTTGATGAGTTGATCGCCGACCTCAGCAAAGGCATCACGTTGGAGCCGGGTGATATCATCGCCACCGGCACGCCCGAAGGGGTTGGCGCGGGCCGCGATCCGCAGGAGTGGATGTGGCCCGGCGATGTGGTCGAGGCTTGCGTCGAGGGCATCGGCTCACTCCGCCACCCGGTTGTGAACAGCACGCCCAAGGCGGCGCGCTGA
- the ggt gene encoding gamma-glutamyltransferase encodes MAYLALTAAILAPLTAFAQEAADSVAPEAATTGAMIALSPAARAAQAARDAGVPVAASTWMIAAANPLAVEAGAAILADGGSAADAMIAAQAVLGLVEPQSSGLGGGAFLVWYDAETQDLTTLDGRETAPRDATPRLFQDANGEPLGFFDAVVGGLSVGAPGTPALMEDAHRRWGRVNWSSLFTAAINHAETGFTVSPRLAHSVAADAERLGRFPATAAYFLPDGTPIAQGETLLNPAYAETLRAMAAQGAAALYAGPIAEGIVATVRHADGNPGLLSLRDLADYRVIERAPVCVTYSAHEVCGMGPPSSGAMTVGQILAMVSGYDLAGLGPDSPEAWRIIGDASRLAFADRGRYIADSDFVPVPISGLMDPAYLADRAALLSGDDTLPEVAPGEPVWEHAFLQADDMAIELPSTSHISIVDGYGNALSMTTTIENGFGSRLMTPGGYLLNNEMTDFSFRTHSGGYPIANRVEPGKRPRSSMAPTIVLRDGAPVLVIGSPGGSQIIGYVAQAIIAHLTWGMDVQQAVSMPHLVNRFGTYDIEEGTSAEALAEGLTAMGFEVNARDLNSGLHAIAIGDALTGGADPRREGIALGD; translated from the coding sequence ATGGCATATCTGGCACTGACCGCGGCAATCCTCGCGCCGTTGACGGCATTCGCGCAAGAGGCCGCGGATTCCGTCGCCCCTGAGGCCGCGACAACAGGCGCCATGATCGCGCTGTCACCCGCAGCCCGGGCCGCACAGGCGGCGCGGGATGCCGGGGTGCCGGTTGCCGCAAGCACATGGATGATCGCCGCCGCGAACCCTTTGGCCGTTGAAGCGGGCGCTGCCATATTGGCCGACGGGGGCAGCGCCGCCGATGCAATGATCGCAGCGCAAGCGGTTCTGGGTCTGGTTGAGCCGCAATCCTCGGGTCTGGGCGGCGGCGCGTTTCTGGTCTGGTATGATGCCGAAACCCAGGACCTGACCACCTTGGACGGACGCGAAACCGCGCCACGAGACGCCACACCACGGCTGTTTCAAGATGCGAACGGCGAGCCACTGGGCTTTTTCGACGCGGTTGTCGGCGGCTTGTCGGTCGGCGCACCCGGCACCCCGGCCTTGATGGAGGATGCGCACCGCCGCTGGGGTCGCGTGAATTGGAGCAGCCTGTTCACTGCCGCAATCAACCACGCGGAAACGGGCTTTACCGTCTCGCCGCGCTTGGCGCACTCGGTCGCCGCAGATGCCGAGCGGCTTGGTCGATTTCCCGCCACCGCCGCGTATTTCTTGCCCGATGGCACGCCGATTGCGCAAGGGGAAACGCTGCTGAACCCGGCCTATGCCGAAACCTTGCGGGCGATGGCGGCGCAGGGTGCCGCGGCGCTTTACGCCGGACCAATCGCCGAGGGCATCGTCGCGACCGTGCGCCATGCCGACGGGAACCCCGGCCTGTTGAGCCTGCGGGACCTTGCCGACTACCGCGTGATCGAGCGCGCGCCGGTGTGCGTGACCTACAGCGCGCATGAGGTCTGCGGCATGGGCCCGCCTTCGTCCGGGGCGATGACGGTCGGGCAGATATTGGCCATGGTCAGTGGCTATGATCTGGCGGGGCTTGGCCCTGACAGTCCGGAAGCGTGGCGCATCATCGGTGATGCCTCTCGCCTCGCGTTTGCCGACCGGGGTCGATACATCGCCGACAGTGATTTCGTGCCGGTGCCAATCTCGGGCCTGATGGACCCCGCCTATCTGGCGGACCGCGCCGCGCTGTTGTCCGGCGACGACACCCTGCCAGAGGTTGCCCCCGGTGAACCCGTCTGGGAGCACGCCTTCTTGCAGGCCGACGACATGGCGATTGAACTCCCCTCGACCAGCCACATCTCGATTGTCGACGGCTACGGCAACGCCCTGTCGATGACCACCACCATCGAGAACGGCTTTGGCTCGCGCCTGATGACACCCGGCGGCTACCTGCTGAACAACGAGATGACCGATTTCTCGTTCCGCACGCATTCAGGCGGCTATCCGATTGCCAACCGCGTTGAGCCGGGCAAACGACCACGGTCCTCGATGGCGCCGACGATTGTCTTGCGCGATGGCGCACCCGTTCTGGTGATCGGCTCGCCGGGCGGTAGCCAGATCATCGGTTACGTTGCGCAGGCGATCATTGCGCATCTGACGTGGGGTATGGATGTGCAACAAGCCGTGTCGATGCCGCATCTGGTCAATCGCTTTGGCACCTATGATATCGAGGAAGGCACCAGCGCCGAGGCTTTGGCCGAGGGTCTGACCGCGATGGGTTTTGAGGTTAACGCGCGGGATTTGAACTCTGGGCTACATGCCATCGCGATTGGCGATGCGTTGACCGGCGGGGCAGACCCACGCCGCGAAGGCATCGCGCTGGGCGACTGA
- a CDS encoding flavin reductase family protein yields the protein MQFDFAALDTATGYKLLTATVTPRPIAWVTTSSVEGVVNAAPFSFFNVVGSAPPTVVLGLQGDPVKGFKDTARNIMATGEFVVNLVPESLAEAMNITAIDAPTGINELDIAGLEPAPSIKVTPPRIARSPVALECTMHSSIVTGPHQTLVVGRVVSMFIDDAYVIDAARGHVDNTALALVARSFGSEYIRTRDRFAMDRPTWAGWHNQTPPKA from the coding sequence ATGCAGTTCGACTTTGCCGCGCTGGACACGGCAACCGGCTATAAACTGCTGACCGCAACCGTCACGCCCCGGCCCATCGCCTGGGTGACGACCAGCAGCGTTGAGGGGGTGGTGAACGCCGCCCCGTTCAGCTTTTTCAACGTCGTGGGATCGGCTCCGCCAACGGTGGTGCTGGGCCTGCAGGGGGATCCGGTGAAGGGCTTCAAGGACACCGCGCGCAACATCATGGCGACGGGCGAGTTTGTGGTGAACCTGGTGCCGGAATCGCTGGCCGAGGCGATGAATATCACCGCCATTGACGCCCCGACGGGGATCAATGAACTGGACATCGCAGGGCTGGAACCAGCGCCCTCGATCAAGGTCACGCCGCCCCGCATCGCCCGCAGCCCCGTTGCGCTGGAATGTACCATGCATTCCAGCATCGTCACCGGGCCGCATCAAACGCTGGTAGTCGGGCGCGTGGTGTCGATGTTCATCGACGACGCTTATGTGATCGACGCTGCGCGTGGACATGTGGACAACACCGCGCTGGCATTGGTCGCGCGCTCGTTTGGCAGTGAGTATATCCGCACGCGGGACCGGTTCGCGATGGATCGCCCGACCTGGGCGGGCTGGCACAATCAGACCCCGCCCAAGGCATAG
- the ugpC gene encoding sn-glycerol-3-phosphate ABC transporter ATP-binding protein UgpC, whose translation MARIVIDDLHKVYPGGVKAVTGVSLEIADGEMIVLVGPSGCGKSTLLRMVAGLETITSGTLTIGDRVVNGLEPAERDIAMVFQNYALYPHMTVFGNLAYGLKNRKVSKADIDRRVRQAAEMLEITDYLDRKPRALSGGQRQRVAMGRALVREPAGFLFDEPLSNLDAKLRVQMRVEIRQLQRRLKTTSLYVTHDQLEALTMADRLVVLNGGKIEQIGTPMEVYARPATVFVAGFIGSPAMNMIAAATLRDHGAMPGEMPTGTDLVGVRPDDLQLTAPDGPHLRLNGTVALLEPAGAESHIYVTLDGGRQPITLRVPGLPNVSEGAAVTLYAALEALHPFNSASGKRVG comes from the coding sequence ATGGCCCGCATCGTGATCGACGACCTGCACAAGGTCTACCCGGGCGGCGTCAAGGCGGTGACGGGTGTCAGCCTTGAGATTGCCGATGGCGAGATGATCGTGCTGGTTGGCCCCTCGGGCTGCGGCAAATCCACGTTGTTGCGTATGGTTGCCGGGTTGGAAACCATCACCAGCGGCACGTTGACGATTGGCGACCGGGTGGTGAACGGGCTGGAACCGGCCGAGCGTGACATCGCCATGGTGTTCCAGAACTACGCGCTTTATCCGCATATGACGGTGTTCGGAAACCTCGCCTATGGGCTGAAGAACCGCAAGGTCAGCAAGGCAGACATCGACCGCCGGGTGCGCCAGGCCGCCGAGATGCTGGAAATCACCGACTATCTGGACCGCAAACCCCGCGCCTTGTCCGGGGGGCAGCGTCAGCGCGTGGCAATGGGGCGCGCCTTGGTGCGCGAACCCGCCGGGTTCCTGTTCGATGAGCCGCTATCCAACCTTGATGCCAAGCTGCGCGTGCAGATGCGCGTCGAAATCCGCCAGTTGCAGCGGCGGCTGAAAACAACCTCGCTCTATGTGACCCACGACCAGCTAGAGGCGCTGACGATGGCTGACCGCCTCGTGGTGTTGAATGGTGGCAAGATCGAGCAGATCGGCACACCGATGGAGGTTTACGCCAGACCCGCCACGGTCTTTGTCGCTGGCTTCATTGGCTCACCGGCGATGAATATGATCGCCGCCGCAACCCTGCGTGATCACGGGGCGATGCCGGGCGAAATGCCGACCGGCACTGACCTTGTCGGCGTGCGGCCCGATGATTTGCAGCTTACCGCGCCAGACGGCCCGCATTTGCGCCTGAACGGGACGGTGGCCCTGCTGGAACCCGCCGGCGCCGAAAGCCACATTTATGTCACGCTGGACGGCGGCAGACAGCCGATCACGCTGCGGGTTCCGGGCCTGCCCAACGTCTCCGAAGGGGCGGCGGTTACCCTGTATGCGGCGCTGGAGGCCCTGCATCCGTTCAACAGCGCCAGTGGCAAGCGCGTGGGTTGA